TAAATATAACAGGTTTAATACTTTTTTTATCGTTAGCATGACTTGGTTTGTTTGAAAGCTTTGGCCAAACGGGTTGGCAGCAGCAAATACAAATTGGTTCACGGCCGGACATAGCAATGCCGGTCGCTAAAAAATTAGAGAAAATTAAAAAAAGTGTTCCGGCAAACCGGAATTAAACCTGTTTAAAAGGGGGTTAAACGAAAGAGAAAGGCGTAATAATTAGGTAGTAGCGAGGCACATCGGGCATAAATGCCAGCCGGTTTTTCGCTAGTAATAACAGGAATAGAAATAAAGGCCAGTTTTACCTGTACTCTAGGTAAAAAGCGCCCAAAATTCTTATAAACGTGGTTAAGTAACAGATGAAAATTAGACTGTCCCAGGTCGCTAAATTCCTGCGATAATTCAATTATCTCAAATAACAGGTCCTGGAACAAATCAGCTTGATGGCATTTGTTAGCATTCTTATTTGCTTGCGTTTCCTGCTTAAAATATTCGGTTATTTGCGCATAGGGTAGCCGGTCCACCCTGTGCTTTTTAGGAAAAAAAGCATATACCACCGTGTGGATTAAAAAGCTGAAAACAAATAAGAAACAATAAATACCTTTATGCATTATTGTGCTTAATTAATACTCTTGTATATAAATAACTGTATTTTAGAGTTGTAAGTTTAGGGAATACAGCTTTTAATAAAATTTAACAGGGTATTTATAATTTTAACTGCAAAATTAATAAGAATTGCTCTTTTTTAATGTAATCTGTAGAAAGTATTTTGTTTCTGCGAAGTGCTTGTTTTTATTATTTTTGTTTTATCGTGTTTTAGTGGGGTGCTATAAAAACTAAATTAAGTTATTGGTTTGCATAAGCTTTCTATGGCGCGGATTTTCTTCCAACATTTTTATGGCCCGGAAGTTACTGCCGTGACTTGCTTTACTTGCAAGAAATTAAAAATTCTCGTTCGCATAGCTGCGGCGGTCGCTTAATATCTTAGTGGAGTTGTTTCATTGCTCAGGTCTTGTTCTTTTTGTCTTGATACAAAAAGAACCAAAAAAATCAAGACGCTAAAAACTCGCTGAACAACGGAACAGTTTAGCGTCAAATTCTGCACCTGTCTTAAGCTATCTGTTGCATAGTAGGTTGACAGAATTCTAAATTTTTAAAATTTACTGACAGTATTTAACCAGGAAGTTGTCGTTCTTTAATAATTTCAATCCGTTGGCGCAGGCTTCCTGCCAGGTACTAAAAGCGCCTAATACTTTTTGTTCTTTAATTACGATATACTTGCCCCGGTATATTTTCTTAAGCCTTTCTTTATTTTGCTGGTAAAAAGATATGTTTTTTAACATGGTGGTGCTGGGTTTATGGTTAACTGGTATCCAAAATCAAAATTTTTAAAAAATAATACTGCCGGTAAAAGTTATGGGACTAGCTTGGAAGAATAGGAACATAGCTGGCATGTGCTGGAGCAGTATTTCGGAAAATACATCGTTTTAAGGTACTCTTTTTTTTAATATTTTTACAAGCCTGTAGCGCGCAAGTACGTTAGCGCATCAAAAACCGGAAGCGGCCAATGTTCTTCAGGGCAATACCGGTACCTCTTACCACAGCCCGGAGCGGATCTTCTACCACGTGCGTGGGTAGTTTGGTTTTGGCCGCAATCCGCTGATCTAAACCCCGCAACAGGGCGCCTCCTCCTGTTAAATAAATGCCCGACTGGTGAATATCGGAGGAAAGCTCCGGGGGGGTTATTTCCAGGGTTTTTAAAATGGCATCTTCGATCTTGGCTAATGACCGGTCCAGGCATTCGGCCATATCATAATAAGATACCCGCACTTGCTTCGGCAGACCACTAATTAGGTCGCGGCCGCGTACCGCAAAATCAGCGGGCGGATCCTGTATTTCGGTTTGGGCCGCACCCACAGCCAGTTTTATTTTTTCTGCCGTGGGCTGCCCAATTAAAACATTGTATTGCTGCCGCATATAATCCACAATATCCGCATCAAAATTGTCGCCGGCTACCCGTAACGATTGGTCGCAGACAATGCCGCTTAAAGCCAGCACGGCCACTTCGGTGGTGCCCCCGCCAATATCCACAATCATGTGTCCGGTGGGTTCCTGCACGTCCAGGCCAATACCAACGGCGGCGGCAATGGGTTCATGAATCAGGTAAACTTCTTTCGCCCCGGTTATTTCGGCTGAATCGCGAATGGCCCTTTTTTCTACCTCGGTAATGCCGCAAGGCACACAAATAACCATGCGAAAAGAAGAAAAAAATTGCTTTCGGTTGGCGTTAATCATTTGCAACATGCCCTTAATCATTTGCTCCGCCGCGTGAAAATCGGCAATAACGCCGTCTTTTAAAGGGCGCACCAGGCGGATTTCGTCGTGCGCTTTTCCTTCCATTTGCATGGCTTTGCGGCCAATAGCCAACACGCGCCCGGAACTCCGGTTAAATGCCACAATAGATGGCTCGTCTACCACAATTTTATCTTCCTGAATAACCAGAAAATTGGCGGTTCCTAAGTCAATCGCAATTTCCTGCATGAAATAATTCGAAATACCCATGTAGCGGATTTTAGTTTAAAATGCGGCTGAGCACCCTGTGCTCAAACACAAATTTTTAAAATTTTAAATTTTTACAGATGTAGATCGCCGGCGGCCTCGGGCTGGTACAAGATTTCTTCTACTTTGTAAATAAGAGTTTCGTCGGCCAGGGGCCACTCAACCTCGTCGCCTACCTTGCAGCCTATTACCGCCGTAGCCACAGGAGCTAACACCGAAATTCGTTGTTTAGCCAGGTTAGAATCTTTTGGGTAAACTATTTTTATCTCCATTTCTTCTTTGCTTTTCAGCTCCTTTATTTGCACAGTAGAGTTCATGGTGATAATATCTTTCTGAATTTCGTGGGCGGCCACTACTTTGGCCCGCCTTAATTCTTTGCTGAGGGCTTTTACCACCTGGGGCCCCCGCACAACAGATACCAGTTGCACCAAACTGTGCAAGCGATGGTAATCTTTGTCGGTCATATATATCGTGTTCATCTTTTTTGATTTTTTTAAATTATTACTTATGCAGCATTAGCCTTCTGTTCTGTAATCCGGGCGTTATCGGATTTTTTAAATTTTTTGTTTAGAACGAAGGCGCAGCACCAATATGATTAAAGGTGAAAGTCGCCGGCGGCTTCCGGTTGATAAATAAGCTCTTCTACCCGGTAAGTTGCCGTACCTTGGGGCAAAGGCCAATCTATTTTATCGCCAACGCGGCACCCTAATACCGCCGTACCAATTGGGGCTAATACCGATATTTTCCGGGAAGGCAAATCCACTTCTTTGGGATAAACAATGGTTACAATCATCTCGGCCTTACTCTTTAGTTCTTTTAGCCGAACCGTAGAATTCATGGTAATTACATCTACCGGAATTTCTTCGGGGGCTACTACTTTGGCGCGTTTTAACTCTTTTCCAAGGGCTTCTACGGAGCTGGTACCGTTTACATGGCGTTGGGCTTGCACTAAAGTAAGTAGTCGCTGGTAATCTTTTTCGGTTAAATAAATGGTATTCATGGCGTTTATAATTTTAGTTTAGGTTTTAATTACAATAGGTTTTATAAAAAAGAAGGCTGCCGCCACGGTATTTTTCCCGGAAGAATTAACAGAAAAGCACATTTTTAAATAATGCCCAAATAGCCGTACATGGGCAGTTAAAATAACCCACGCGGCCAATAGCATACCCGTAAAGACATAAACAAGCCTTACGGTAGCGCAATAGCTATAAAAAATTACTTCTCAGAAAAAATTCGGAAAACCGGGGTAAAGCAGTAATGGTAGCAAAAGAGAGTACTGTTTAAGCCACTCCCCAGCTAAATTTCAGTGTAAGGTAGGGCCGGAAGCTTCCGGCCTCCGGCTTATATGTAAAAGTCTTTAGGAGCAGTATAAAAGAAAAGGCAATAACCGGTAAGCACATCACTCAACGATACGTGATGCGACGCTGCAACAAAGCCCGAAACAGGCTTTGAAAAAGAAGTAAAAGATTTATTAGGTGGCAGCACGGTCTGTTTTTAAAATTTCATTAATTTCAAATTAAAGCAATTTTCAACAAAAAAGCAACGTGCCGGCCAAGTTAAATTAAACACAAGCCGGCTTGTGCGCCCTTTTGCTACCTGCGGGCTGGGTTAAATGAATGTTTTTAAGTACAAGTAAATCAGCTAATTGTAGTTGTTTAGAGACAATGCTGTAAGGGTACAAGCCACCTCTGTATTAAGCATTATTAGTTATAGAATAGAATAAAGCCACCAGAATACTTTATTTTTAAAAAATACTGGTTTTATGTGGGTTTTTACCTGGCCTTATTTTCCAGGTCTTTTAATTTTATTCCTTTGGGAGCAAGAGCGTTTGTTAAATTAACAATCAGAAAGAATGATTTTATAAAATGATTTGCGTATATAAGCTACTCTTTCACCGGAACAACTCTAATGTTCATGCTAAAAGCAAGTCTT
The sequence above is a segment of the Adhaeribacter swui genome. Coding sequences within it:
- a CDS encoding rod shape-determining protein produces the protein MGISNYFMQEIAIDLGTANFLVIQEDKIVVDEPSIVAFNRSSGRVLAIGRKAMQMEGKAHDEIRLVRPLKDGVIADFHAAEQMIKGMLQMINANRKQFFSSFRMVICVPCGITEVEKRAIRDSAEITGAKEVYLIHEPIAAAVGIGLDVQEPTGHMIVDIGGGTTEVAVLALSGIVCDQSLRVAGDNFDADIVDYMRQQYNVLIGQPTAEKIKLAVGAAQTEIQDPPADFAVRGRDLISGLPKQVRVSYYDMAECLDRSLAKIEDAILKTLEITPPELSSDIHQSGIYLTGGGALLRGLDQRIAAKTKLPTHVVEDPLRAVVRGTGIALKNIGRFRFLMR
- the rnk gene encoding nucleoside diphosphate kinase regulator, encoding MNTIYMTDKDYHRLHSLVQLVSVVRGPQVVKALSKELRRAKVVAAHEIQKDIITMNSTVQIKELKSKEEMEIKIVYPKDSNLAKQRISVLAPVATAVIGCKVGDEVEWPLADETLIYKVEEILYQPEAAGDLHL
- the rnk gene encoding nucleoside diphosphate kinase regulator encodes the protein MNTIYLTEKDYQRLLTLVQAQRHVNGTSSVEALGKELKRAKVVAPEEIPVDVITMNSTVRLKELKSKAEMIVTIVYPKEVDLPSRKISVLAPIGTAVLGCRVGDKIDWPLPQGTATYRVEELIYQPEAAGDFHL